CATTTAACTTAATCACAGCCATTGGAAACATAATATTAGTTAAACATCCTGCAGGGAATAACTATGGATTTTTAAAGAAAAAAGAAAAATAAATAATTATAAATATATATTAAAATAAAATTATAATATTGTAAATAAGTCAAATACAGATAAGGTGAGAAAATGAGAAGAGTAAAAACAGGAATTCCTGGAATGGATGAAATTTTACATGGAGGAATACCAGAGAGGAATGTTGTATTATTATCAGGAGGTCCAGGAACTGGAAAGTCAATATTCTGCCAACAATTTTTATACAAGGGAGTAGTAGATTACAACGAACCAGGAGTTTTAGTAGCATTAGAGGAACATCCTGTCCAAATTAGAGAAAATATGAAGCAGTTTGGATGGGATGTTAGAAAGTTAGAAGAAGAAGGGAAATTTGCTATAATAGATGCATTTACTTATGGAATTGGTAGTGCCGCAAAGAGAGAGAAGTATGTTGTAAATGACCCTAACGATGAGAGAGAATTGGTAGATGTTTTAAAAACGGCAATAAATGATATTGGGGCTAAGAGAATTGGAATAGATTCAGTTACTACATTATACTTAACTAAGCCAATGATGGCAAGGAAAACCGTATTTTTATTAAAGAGAGTTATTGCTGGATTAGGTTGCACTGCAATATTTACTTCTCAAATATCAGTTGGAGAGAGAGGTTTTGGAGGACCAGGAGTAGAACATGCAGTTGATGGAATTATAAGATTAGATTTAGATGAAATTAACGGAGAACTTAAAAGAAGTCTAATTGTATGGAAAATGAGAGGAACAAGCCATTCATTAAAGAGACATCCATTTGATATAACTGATAATGGAATTATTGTATATGCTGACAAGGTTTTAAAACTTAGATAAGTTTTATATTCAATTATTCTTATTTTAATCAAAAATTTTATATAGAACTTTAACGGTATATATTATATGTAGACAATAAAAATTAAAGTGGGGGATAAAATATGATTCCATTGGTGCCAACGTCAAGAACAGAAATAGACAAATTAGAGCATGTTTTAATTTTAGGAACTCTTTTTAGACCAGAAATTTTAGAGTTAATAAAAGATCCTGTTGAAAAAGTTACATGGGTTGATTCATTAGCAATTGCCGCTGGGGCCTTAGCAAGAGAAAAGGCAGGTTACACAATAAGGGAAATTGCTGATGAGTTGGGAAGAACTGAACAAACAATTAGAAAACACTTAAAAGGAGAAACTAAGGCAGGTAAATTAGTAAGAGAAACCTATGAGATGTTAAAGAGAGGAGAATTGAACATTGAAGAAGTTGAGAAATTCTTAGAGGCAGTCGTAAGAAAAGAAGATATAGAAGAAAAATTGGCAAATATTAAGAAATTAGAAGAAGAAATTGAAAAACTTAAAAAAGAGAATGAAGAGTTGGCTAAGAAATTAGAAAAAGTTAAAGAAATCTTAAAAGAAGCATTAAAAGAATTTGAATAAATTCTATAATTTTTTTATTTTTTATACTATTTTTAAAATTTTATATCTATTTTTGTTTTTATTAGGTGATAATCGTGAGAAAAGTTGTGGCAGAAGTTTCAATAATCCCATTAGGAAAAGGTGCAAGTGTTTCAAAGTATGTTAAAAAGGCTATTGACATTTTTAAAAAATACAACTTAAAAGTTGAGACAAACGCAATGGGCACAGTGTTAGAAGGAGATTTAGATGAAATTTTAAAAGTATTTAAAGAAGCACATTCAACTGTTTTAAATGATGTGGATAGAGTTGTAAGTAGTTTAAAAATTGACGAAAGAAAAGATAAAGAAAATACAATTGAAAGAAAGTTAAAGGCTATTGGAGAACTATAATTTTTGGTGTTTATATGATTTTAGGGTTATGTGATGGACATAACGCAAGTGCCTCATTAATTGATAAAAATAATATTTTATATGCAATTAGTGAAGAAAGATTTACAAGAAAAAAAAATCAAAGGGGTTTCCCAGAAAACTCTATAAATTATATTTTAAGCAATGTTGATACTGAAAATATTGAATATGTTTCTGTTGGGGGAGTTTTTAGGAGAGGAGAAAGAATAAAGAAATTAAAAAATTTTCAAAATAAAATAAAGAAAAAATTTTTATACATTTATCATCATATGGCACATTCATATCTATATAAATTATCAAATTTTAAAGAATCCTTAGTTATTTCAATTGATGGGGGAGGGGATGGACTCTCTTTTTTGGCGTCTATTGCAAATAAAAATGATTTAGAAATTATTGCTCAAAGTGATTTAATAGATTCAGTTGGAGATTTTTACGCATCAATAACTGAACTACTATGTTTTAAACCAATGAAAGATGAAGGTAAGGTTATGTCATTATCATCTTTTGAATGTGAAGATAATATAAATTTAAAAGTTATTGATTATATTGAGGAAATAAAATCATTTAAAAACTATTTAGGAGTTGTTGGATATGAAGCCACCAAAGCATTAAAAAAACTTATGATTCCTTATCTAAATAACAAAGATAAATTATCTTTTGAAGATAAAGTAAAAATATCAAAATTTGCTCAAAAAACTTTGGAAGATATTGTTTTAAAGGCTGTAAATAGTTTAACTTATGAATTTGATATAGATAATGTTGTGTTTGTTGGAGGTGTGGCTCAGAATGTTAAGTTAAACTCAAAAATTGCTGAAAAGTATAATCTATTTGTCCCTCCTTTTATGGGTGATGAAGGGCTTTGTTTAGGAGCAAGTTTATCAGATAAAAGAATAGACAGAATTAATTTAATAAATACATACTTTGGATATCAAATTAAAAACGAGAATATTGAAAAAATATTGGAAGATATAAAAAACAAACTTAAAAATTACAAAATAGATTTTATTGAAGAAAAGGACATTCCAGAAGTTGTTGGTAATTTAATAGTTGAAAATAATATTGTATGCATAGCAAGAGGTAAAATGGAATTTGGCCCAAGGGCTTTGGGAAATAGGAGTATTATATCTTTACCTACAAAGGAAAATAAAGAAAAAATAAACAAAAAATTAAAAAGAGACTGGTTTATGCCATTTGCTCCTACAATACTTTATGAGTATATAGAGGATTATTTAATAAATCCAAGATACTCTCCATTTATGACGCAAATATTTAAAGTTAAAGAAGATAAAATAAAAGAAATTGAAGGAGTAGTTCATGTAGATAAAACTACAAGACCACAAACATTAAAAAAAGAATCAAATGAGACATATTATAATTTAATAAAATATATATATGACATAACTGAAGTTCCAGTAGTTTTAAATACATCTTTTAATATACATGGAGAGCCAATAGTTTGCAACGAAAAGGATGCAATAAAAAGCTTTTTAACGGCAGATTTTGATGCTCTACTATTAGGAAATTATTTAATCTCTAAAGTTAAATAGTCAAAATATTGATTAATCCAATCTACAATACCCTTTCTCTCTTTTTTATGTTTTATTGCTTCAATAATCTCATTGACAATATCATCAACATCTCTATTTGTCGTATCTATCTCATAAACTTTGCCTTTACTTTCACATAAACAAACATCTAATATTTCTGCTTGAACATTTTCCAAAACCTTTTTTGGCTTATATCCTCTCTCTTCTAATCTTTTTTTAATAATCTCTGGATTGCATCTAAGAACTATCGTGTAATCAGGATTTAATAAGTGAGATACATGACCATCTAAAATTATAGTTTTTTCTTTATCTTCAATTTTTTTAATAAAGTTTTCTAATTTTTCAAAATCAATGACATAAGAGTCCATATCAATATCTTTTTCCTTATATAGTTTATATTTTTTAACAAACTCAGTTATATCTATAACTTTTATTCCTAACTTATCTCCTAAAACCTTAGATACTGTTGTCTTTCCAACTCCCGGAGTTCCAGTTATGGCAATTCTCATTAAATCACCAAAAAAACAATAAAAAAGTTTATTCTATACTCTCCGCATCGTCAGAAATTTCTGAGACATATTTGTCTAATACAACATCATCCTTATATGCCAATAATACATTTTCAGCAATGAATCCCAATTTGTAATTTAAAACATTCATATAATCTCTAAATTCATTGAGTTCTTTGATTATGGATTCAAATGGAACCTCTTCTAAGTTTACTATTATAACATCATACTCAGGGATTTTATCTTTAATATTTTCAAAGTCTAAGGGATGCTTAATTCTTATGACATACAATTTAGGATATATTTTTTCAATTTTTACGACTTCCTTAACTTCAACCTCTTTTATTTTATCTTTTTCTTCTTGAGATTCTTTTTCTTCTAATATATAAGAAGGTTTTTCTTCTCCAATGACAATATATTCTTCCTCTTCAGGAACTTCAACGGGTGTAGGAAGGTCTTTATTACCTTTAATCTTTTTTAGAATTTTTTTTATAACCATAACACAACCCTCGTTAAATTTTAAAGTAAATGTTATTTTTTAATAAGTTTATTTAATGCATCTTCTGCGGCTAAAGATAAAGGCTCATACACCATAGAAACTGGTGGAGCATAGCAGAATTCCATATTAGCAAGTTCTTCAGATGTAACTTTTTTAAATATTGCAATTGACATTGCGTCAATTCTTTCAGATACTCTTTCTCCTCCTACTATTTGACATCCAACAACTCTACAATCTTCATTAAATATCATTTTAATATCTATTCTCTTCCCTCCTGGATAGTATCTTGCTCTTGTTAATGCTGTTGCTTTACCAATAATTATAGGAATTCTTTTTAAATTGGCAGAAAATGCTGTTAATCCAGTTCCACCAATTTCTAAATCTCCAATTTTACTAACTGCTGAATTTAAAACTGGATAGAACTTTACTTCAATTCCAGCAATGTTTTTACCAGCAACAATTCCCTGCCTTACAGCAGTTGATCCAAATGGAGATAATGTTTTCTCCCCAGTTATAAAATCAGTTACTTCAACACAGTCTCCAACTGCATATATATTTGGAATTGATGTTTGCATTTTTTCATTGACTTCTATAGCATATTTACCTATTTTACATCCTGCCTTTTTTGCCAATTCTATATTTGGTCTTACACCAGTAGCCATTACTACCATATCAACATTATATAATTTATTATCAACACAAACTGCTTCAACTCTATCTTTTCCTACAATTTTTTCCAAAGGTTTTGACAATATAATTTTAATCCCTTCTTTTTCCAAATATTTTTGGACGATTTCAGCCATGTCTGGATCTAAAAATCTTGGTAAAACCTGAGGAGCCATTTCAATAACTAAAACTTCTAAACCTCTTTTCTTTAAACCATAAGCCATTTCTAAACCTATTGCCCCTGCTCCAACAACAGCAACTTTTTTACAGTTATTTTCTTCAATATATTTTAATATATTTCTTCCATCCTCAATAGTTCTAACCTTAAATACTCCCTCTAAATCTTTCCCTTCAATTGGTGGAATAAATGGAACTGCCCCAGTAGCTAAAACTAAATAATCATAATCTATTTCAAATTTATTTCCTTCTTTATCTATGCACATTATTTTATTTTCCTTTGAACTTACATCTATAACAGTGGTTTCAGTTAATATTTCAATGTTTCTTTCCTTTTTGTAATATTCTGGTGTGTGCATAACTATATCGTCAAAACTCTTTATAACTCCTTCAATTACATAAGGAATAGCACAAGGAGAATAGGCAATCTCTTTCTCTTTGGTTACTACAACTATCTCAATATCTTTATCGTATTTTCTAACTGTTGATGCTGTTGTTAAACCTCCTGCTCCACTTCCTACAATTACTACCCTCATCTCTTCACCATTATAATTTAATTTTTTAGTTCATCAATACTTTTTGCCACACAAAATTCGCACAATGAATACTCATTAAGTTGTTTATTTTTAACAGGGCAATAATAGTTATTACCTTTTTTAACAATTTTTACATTTCCAGGGAATGTTAAATATGTAGGATGTAAGGGTTTTTTTGCAATGAAAGTTAAATAAGGACATAATATTTTAGAAAGATTTATAAATGTTTCCTCATCCTCAGTATTATACTTTTTAAAACTTTCAATCCTTTTAAGCATTTCATTTAATTTTTCTTCATCAATTTCTTCATCATTAATTTCGTTAATTTTTTTCCTTTTAATTTCATTAAATGTTTCAATTAGATATTTCATCATTGATTCAACATAATGATTTTTATATTTATCTGGAAGATACTTGGCATCTTTTTCAATATAACACTTAATTTTCATTATGTCATATATACTGAAATTATCAAGTTCTTTTTTTAATTTTTCAAATAATTCTCTTGCTTTCATAGTATCCCCTAATTAAAATGCTTTCTCTATCATAAAGCATAGAAATGTTACTATTATCGCCCCTATAACCATTTTTATTCCTGAAATTAATACATTTTCCTTGGAAATATTTCCAATAAATACACCCAATATAAATAATAGACATATAGTTATTGCCACTGCTAAATATAAGGCAGTTTTTATATCAAATAAAAAAAATGGAATAATTGGTAGTGCAGATCCTACTGTTGTAGATATTCCATCAATAAGCCCACAGATCATAGTTTCTCTAATAGCCCTTTTGTAAATTATAGATTTTTTTAAATATCCACTATGCTTTAATAAGTTTTTTTCCTTTTGAATTCTGTCTCTCTCTAACGATGCCTTTTCTGCTGTGAATGCCCCTAAGATATTAGATAAACCATTAGCCACTCCTCCTCCAAGACCTGCGGCTATAATAACTGACGGATCTGAGGAACCACTAGCTCCAATAACCACTCCAAGAGCTGATAAAGTTCCATCTATAAGTCCTCTAACAATATATCTTGTCCCTGATTCTTTATTTAGTATTTCTAAAACTAACTTCAAACTACGCGGAATTTTCAACATATATCACCTTTTAAATATTTTATTATTTTAATATATCAATTAAATTTATTATTTAATTTATTTTTATTCTAATTTTAAAATGTCTCTTAAATCATCACCTCTTAAAATTCTTTCTTTTATCTTTTTCTCTTTTTCTTTTATATATTTAACATTTTCAATAATTTCTTGGAGATTTTCTTTTTTTATAATTGCCACTCCATTGTAGTCTCCAACAGCAATATCTCCTGGATTAACTAAAACATTTCCACAAGTTATAGGAACATTTATTTTTCCACAATTTAAAGGTTTTCCTGCATTTGGACAAAAGTTTTTTGCAAAAACTGGGAACTTTAATGATTTTATATCCTCTAAATCTCTAACACAACCATCTATAACTACTCCTTTAACTCCTTTAATTTTAGCATTTAAAGAGGCTAATCCACCCCATACAGCAGTTTCATATTTTTTTTCTCCTACAACTTCAACAACTATAATTTTATTTTTAGCAAAACTTATTGATTTAATTAAAGTTCCCCAGTCATCATAGTTTATCTTTACAGTTATTACTTCTCCAAAAATTAATTTTTGATTCTCTAAAATAGGTTTAATGTCTTTTAAAGGCATTGCCCCAGCGTCACAAAGGTTAGGAACTGAAAAATTTTTTAATATCTTCATACTATTCCCTTAACTTTTATTTAGAGTAATTTTTCAGCGGCATACTTAGCCCAGTATGTAATAATAAAATCAGCCCCTGATCTTTTTATACTTAACAGTATTTCATAAATAACCTTATCTCTATCTAACCATCCATTTTTAGATGCCGCCTCAACCATTGCATACTCTCCACTTACGGAATATCCTCCAATAGGCACATTAAAATTATTTTTAGCTAATCTTATAATATCTAAGTAAGATAATGCTGGTTTAATTAATATCATATCTGCCCCTTCTTCAATGTCTAAGGCTATTTCTTTTAGTGCCTCTCTTGAATTGCCAATATCCATCTGATAACTTTTTCTATCTCCAAACTTTGGAGCACTTTCTGCGGCTTCTCTAAATGGTCCATAAAATGAAGAGGCATACTTTGCAGAATAACTCATTATTAATACATCATCATATCCATTTTTTTCTAAACTTTCTCTTATTACTCTAACTCTTCCATCCATCATATCTGATGGGGCTACAATATCAACTCCAGATTCTGCATAAGATAGGGCTATCTTTGCTAAAATTGGTAGTGTGGCATCATTTAATATTTTGCCAT
This Methanocaldococcus sp. DNA region includes the following protein-coding sequences:
- a CDS encoding KaiC domain-containing protein; its protein translation is MRRVKTGIPGMDEILHGGIPERNVVLLSGGPGTGKSIFCQQFLYKGVVDYNEPGVLVALEEHPVQIRENMKQFGWDVRKLEEEGKFAIIDAFTYGIGSAAKREKYVVNDPNDERELVDVLKTAINDIGAKRIGIDSVTTLYLTKPMMARKTVFLLKRVIAGLGCTAIFTSQISVGERGFGGPGVEHAVDGIIRLDLDEINGELKRSLIVWKMRGTSHSLKRHPFDITDNGIIVYADKVLKLR
- a CDS encoding transcriptional regulator encodes the protein MIPLVPTSRTEIDKLEHVLILGTLFRPEILELIKDPVEKVTWVDSLAIAAGALAREKAGYTIREIADELGRTEQTIRKHLKGETKAGKLVRETYEMLKRGELNIEEVEKFLEAVVRKEDIEEKLANIKKLEEEIEKLKKENEELAKKLEKVKEILKEALKEFE
- a CDS encoding MTH1187 family thiamine-binding protein: MRKVVAEVSIIPLGKGASVSKYVKKAIDIFKKYNLKVETNAMGTVLEGDLDEILKVFKEAHSTVLNDVDRVVSSLKIDERKDKENTIERKLKAIGEL
- a CDS encoding carbamoyltransferase C-terminal domain-containing protein produces the protein MILGLCDGHNASASLIDKNNILYAISEERFTRKKNQRGFPENSINYILSNVDTENIEYVSVGGVFRRGERIKKLKNFQNKIKKKFLYIYHHMAHSYLYKLSNFKESLVISIDGGGDGLSFLASIANKNDLEIIAQSDLIDSVGDFYASITELLCFKPMKDEGKVMSLSSFECEDNINLKVIDYIEEIKSFKNYLGVVGYEATKALKKLMIPYLNNKDKLSFEDKVKISKFAQKTLEDIVLKAVNSLTYEFDIDNVVFVGGVAQNVKLNSKIAEKYNLFVPPFMGDEGLCLGASLSDKRIDRINLINTYFGYQIKNENIEKILEDIKNKLKNYKIDFIEEKDIPEVVGNLIVENNIVCIARGKMEFGPRALGNRSIISLPTKENKEKINKKLKRDWFMPFAPTILYEYIEDYLINPRYSPFMTQIFKVKEDKIKEIEGVVHVDKTTRPQTLKKESNETYYNLIKYIYDITEVPVVLNTSFNIHGEPIVCNEKDAIKSFLTADFDALLLGNYLISKVK
- a CDS encoding adenylate kinase family protein, giving the protein MRIAITGTPGVGKTTVSKVLGDKLGIKVIDITEFVKKYKLYKEKDIDMDSYVIDFEKLENFIKKIEDKEKTIILDGHVSHLLNPDYTIVLRCNPEIIKKRLEERGYKPKKVLENVQAEILDVCLCESKGKVYEIDTTNRDVDDIVNEIIEAIKHKKERKGIVDWINQYFDYLTLEIK
- a CDS encoding FAD-dependent oxidoreductase translates to MRVVIVGSGAGGLTTASTVRKYDKDIEIVVVTKEKEIAYSPCAIPYVIEGVIKSFDDIVMHTPEYYKKERNIEILTETTVIDVSSKENKIMCIDKEGNKFEIDYDYLVLATGAVPFIPPIEGKDLEGVFKVRTIEDGRNILKYIEENNCKKVAVVGAGAIGLEMAYGLKKRGLEVLVIEMAPQVLPRFLDPDMAEIVQKYLEKEGIKIILSKPLEKIVGKDRVEAVCVDNKLYNVDMVVMATGVRPNIELAKKAGCKIGKYAIEVNEKMQTSIPNIYAVGDCVEVTDFITGEKTLSPFGSTAVRQGIVAGKNIAGIEVKFYPVLNSAVSKIGDLEIGGTGLTAFSANLKRIPIIIGKATALTRARYYPGGKRIDIKMIFNEDCRVVGCQIVGGERVSERIDAMSIAIFKKVTSEELANMEFCYAPPVSMVYEPLSLAAEDALNKLIKK
- a CDS encoding DUF2115 domain-containing protein; the protein is MKARELFEKLKKELDNFSIYDIMKIKCYIEKDAKYLPDKYKNHYVESMMKYLIETFNEIKRKKINEINDEEIDEEKLNEMLKRIESFKKYNTEDEETFINLSKILCPYLTFIAKKPLHPTYLTFPGNVKIVKKGNNYYCPVKNKQLNEYSLCEFCVAKSIDELKN
- a CDS encoding TIGR00267 family protein is translated as MLKIPRSLKLVLEILNKESGTRYIVRGLIDGTLSALGVVIGASGSSDPSVIIAAGLGGGVANGLSNILGAFTAEKASLERDRIQKEKNLLKHSGYLKKSIIYKRAIRETMICGLIDGISTTVGSALPIIPFFLFDIKTALYLAVAITICLLFILGVFIGNISKENVLISGIKMVIGAIIVTFLCFMIEKAF
- a CDS encoding RraA family protein, with protein sequence MKILKNFSVPNLCDAGAMPLKDIKPILENQKLIFGEVITVKINYDDWGTLIKSISFAKNKIIVVEVVGEKKYETAVWGGLASLNAKIKGVKGVVIDGCVRDLEDIKSLKFPVFAKNFCPNAGKPLNCGKINVPITCGNVLVNPGDIAVGDYNGVAIIKKENLQEIIENVKYIKEKEKKIKERILRGDDLRDILKLE
- the hemB gene encoding porphobilinogen synthase translates to MLIRPRRLRKNQKIRDLVRETTLTKNDLIMPIFVDENLKGNEKREINSMPNQYRFSVEGAIEEAKNIADLGIPAIILFGIPKYKDEIASSAYDKNGVVQRTIRGIKEELGDELLVIADCCLCEYTSHGHCGIVKNGKILNDATLPILAKIALSYAESGVDIVAPSDMMDGRVRVIRESLEKNGYDDVLIMSYSAKYASSFYGPFREAAESAPKFGDRKSYQMDIGNSREALKEIALDIEEGADMILIKPALSYLDIIRLAKNNFNVPIGGYSVSGEYAMVEAASKNGWLDRDKVIYEILLSIKRSGADFIITYWAKYAAEKLL